In Mytilus trossulus isolate FHL-02 chromosome 6, PNRI_Mtr1.1.1.hap1, whole genome shotgun sequence, a single window of DNA contains:
- the LOC134721887 gene encoding gastrula zinc finger protein XlCGF26.1-like — MSSIEIRFNGGNESQKIFIPSSTGKKRIHLVFTKSTTEPPRNDKTIDKIETLIIGEKIWFSCKVCDARFSLLLSARNHVRVQHVVTKKFLCSLCGKGYITMKEYEKHMMLHAAKPYQCETCRRRFNTEEKLKIHFEGQHADRPRNFQCGNCHKLFLTMQHLKEHILIHSDEKNFTCEICYKSFFRESSYKAHKKTHLIGPFPCKICKKEFKYEKTLQTHIKFKHIDKTIIPDTTENMSGEGNTSEKMKENTYTATIENVTDVTDLNLIPDEKDDEERRNETDAADESKTKEDMFDENSKGESNELETQIVKVKEEKEEVLFRTRQIHFPCEECGKVFNRKDNLKNHQRLHSGAKPFVCTICNKSFRQAAHLYRHTKSHTGERTEICTICGKAFFRPEHLRKHQMQHLPPEQKPFNFCELCGKSVINMRRHIRRIHEEGKSFFCSECKQKFRYEECYKNHIVHGQHVKESYMRRTCPICHNVFCKPAGVRRHLRNVHGQDGTLKPYTCSVCQKGFADQEAFQKHVVKGHGLLGQVKRVKKPPKRPTPDESESESSTENDSSDEEVIEEQMVVEEAVTDTFDVLEYI, encoded by the coding sequence ATGAGCAGTATAGAGATACGGTTTAATGGAGGAAATGAAAGCCAGAAGATATTCATACCATCAAGTACTGGCAAGAAACGAATACATTTGGTGTTTACAAAATCTACCACTGAACCACctagaaatgataaaacaatagaCAAGATAGAGACCTTAATTATCGGGGAAAAGATTTGGTTTAGTTGTAAAGTATGTGATGCAAGATTTTCACTTCTACTCTCCGCTCGTAATCATGTTCGAGTGCAGCATGTTGTGACAAAGAAGTTTCTGTGTAGTTTATGTGGTAAAGGTTATATAACTATGAAAGAGTATGAGAAACATATGATGTTACATGCAGCAAAGCCTTATCAATGTGAGACGTGTAGACGGAGGTTTAATACGgaagaaaaactgaaaattcaCTTTGAAGGTCAACATGCTGATAGGCCTCGTAATTTTCAGTGTGGAAATTGTCATAAACTATTTTTAACCATGCAGCATCTTAAAGAGCACATTTTGATTCATTCTGATGAAAAGAATTTTACATGCGAGATCTGTTACAAGAGCTTTTTTCGGGAGTCATCCTATAAAGCTCATAAGAAAACTCACCTTATTGGACCTTTCCCATGTAAGATTTGTAAAAAAGagttcaaatatgaaaaaactttacaaacacatattaaatttaaacacattGACAAGACTATTATACCAGATACAACTGAAAATATGTCTGGAGAAGGGAATACTTcggaaaaaatgaaagaaaataccTATACGGCAACTATTGAAAATGTCACAGATGTGACAGATTTGAATCTTATTCCAGATGAGAAAGATGATGAAGAAAGAAGGAACGAAACTGATGCAGCAgatgaaagtaaaacaaaagaagatATGTTTGACGAAAATTCAAAGGGAGAATCTAATGAGTTAGAAACACAGATAGTAAAAGTCAAAGAGGAAAAAGAAGAAGTGTTGTTTCGTACCAGACAAATACATTTCCCATGTGAGGAATGCGGGAAAGTTTTCAATAGGAAAGACAACCTGAAAAACCACCAGCGTTTACATTCAGGTGCAAAGCCATTTGTATGTACCATTTGCAACAAGAGTTTTCGTCAAGCTGCTCACCTTTATCGTCATACCAAATCCCATACAGGGGAGAGAACTGAAATCTGCACAATCTGTGGGAAGGCATTCTTTCGTCCTGAACATCTACGTAAACATCAAATGCAGCACCTGCCTCCTGAACAAAAACCTTTCAATTTCTGTGAACTTTGTGGAAAAAGTGTCATTAATATGAGGAGACATATTAGAAGGATCCATGAAGAAGGAAAATCGTTCTTTTGCTctgaatgtaaacaaaaatttagaTACGAGGAATGCTACAAAAACCATATAGTACATGGTCAACATGTAAAAGAAAGCTATATGAGAAGAACTTGCCCTATCTGTCACAATGTCTTCTGCAAGCCAGCAGGTGTCAGACGACACTTGAGAAATGTACATGGACAGGATGGAACACTCAAGCCATATACCTGTTCAGTTTGTCAAAAAGGTTTTGCAGATCAGGAAGCATTCCAAAAACATGTGGTCAAAGGTCATGGGTTACTTGGACAAGTTAAGAGAGTCAAGAAACCTCCAAAGAGACCAACACCTGatgaaagtgaaagtgaaagtagtaCAGAGAATGACAGTTCAGATGAGGAAGTAATTGAAGAACAAATGGTTGTTGAAGAAGCTGTTACTGATACTTTTGATGTATTAGAATATATATAG